In Leuconostoc kimchii IMSNU 11154, one genomic interval encodes:
- a CDS encoding gamma-glutamyl-gamma-aminobutyrate hydrolase family protein: protein MKTIGVAGNHAVHANPKFGTNYVNYIQKNYMTGITEAGALPIILPISQPELAVDYVATVDALVLAGGQDVSPDYYGEEPIPAIGEIDRHRDAFELALVKEAIRVGKPIFGICRGAQVINVALGGTLYQDLASQYEPLAVKHNQYPTKWSTPTHQLQWQRPNWLSDVISPKSLVNTFHHQAIKDFGTGLVLDATSSDGVVEAFSDDKRQIYGVQWHPEMLLMAEPESQKIFDRFVALV from the coding sequence ATGAAAACAATAGGTGTCGCTGGTAATCATGCTGTGCATGCTAATCCTAAGTTTGGTACGAATTATGTCAATTATATTCAAAAAAACTATATGACTGGTATTACGGAAGCAGGCGCCTTACCTATTATTTTGCCAATCAGTCAACCAGAATTAGCAGTAGACTATGTAGCGACCGTTGATGCGTTAGTATTAGCAGGCGGGCAAGATGTCTCACCTGATTATTATGGTGAAGAACCAATACCAGCAATTGGTGAAATTGATCGGCATCGCGATGCGTTTGAACTGGCTTTAGTGAAAGAAGCGATTCGTGTGGGTAAGCCAATTTTTGGTATCTGCCGTGGTGCACAAGTGATCAATGTCGCATTAGGTGGGACCTTGTATCAAGATTTAGCTAGCCAGTATGAACCCTTAGCGGTTAAGCATAATCAGTATCCAACAAAATGGTCAACGCCAACGCATCAGTTGCAATGGCAACGTCCCAACTGGCTGAGTGATGTCATATCACCAAAGTCACTCGTGAACACTTTCCATCATCAAGCTATCAAGGATTTTGGCACTGGATTGGTTTTAGATGCAACAAGTTCAGATGGTGTGGTTGAGGCTTTTTCAGATGATAAACGTCAAATTTATGGTGTCCAGTGGCACCCGGAAATGCTATTAATGGCGGAACCAGAATCACAAAAGATATTTGATCGGTTTGTTGCATTAGTTTAG
- a CDS encoding APC family permease yields MFQYIKKILIGKPLKTLDEGGQSLTKTKALALLSSDALSSVAYGTESITTALLAAGAVALWLQLPIAILVLVLLAAIVLSYRQIIHAYPSGGGAYAVASENWGAKAGLVAGGSLLVDYMLTVAVSASAASDAITAAAPMLQRFVVPLSIIIVILLTGMNLRGLRESANFLMFPVYFFVVVLAVMILWGVFQALTGQLPYHAAARVGTSFSGLSFVLFMRAFSSGSSSLTGVEAISNAVPNFKVPKEKHAAATLSTMAIILATFFGGITFLSYWYGITPNSHSTVLSQIAAITFGGHGIGFYTIQLATALILAVAANTGFSAFPMLALNLARDKYLPHLYMDKGDRLGYSNGILSLAFGAIVLLLIFHGSTDALIPLYAVGVFVPFTLSQSGMIIHWWRKKPKRWFIKAVINFVGAFISAVLVITLFATRIEHVWPYLLIMPVVMYMFLKIKGHYTSIARQLRLAYAKNDHTVRHHYDGSTVIVLVSNVTRVTTEAVDYALSIGDYVVAMHVSFDVNPKKELETSTQFKIDFPDVRYVDIHSSYRSIVKPALSFVDAVVKQAEKRNHSVTVLVPQFVPKKPWQNILHNQNSLRLRTAFAARKDISVSTYYYHLSE; encoded by the coding sequence ATGTTTCAATATATTAAAAAAATATTGATTGGTAAACCACTTAAAACATTAGATGAGGGTGGTCAATCACTGACTAAGACAAAAGCCTTGGCGTTGCTATCTTCAGATGCATTATCATCTGTTGCGTATGGAACAGAATCAATTACAACGGCGCTGTTAGCTGCTGGTGCCGTAGCCTTATGGCTACAGCTGCCAATTGCAATTCTGGTTTTGGTTTTATTAGCTGCTATCGTTTTGAGTTATCGACAAATTATTCATGCTTATCCATCAGGTGGTGGTGCGTATGCTGTAGCCAGCGAAAATTGGGGTGCTAAGGCGGGCCTTGTAGCTGGTGGTTCGTTATTAGTTGACTATATGTTAACGGTTGCAGTATCGGCCTCAGCGGCATCTGACGCGATTACAGCTGCTGCACCGATGTTACAACGATTTGTTGTGCCACTATCCATTATCATTGTCATTTTGTTAACTGGCATGAACTTACGTGGGTTGCGTGAAAGTGCTAATTTTTTGATGTTTCCGGTCTACTTTTTTGTTGTTGTGCTAGCAGTTATGATTTTATGGGGTGTTTTCCAAGCATTAACCGGACAATTGCCTTATCATGCTGCTGCTAGAGTCGGCACAAGCTTTTCCGGTCTGTCATTTGTTTTATTCATGCGTGCTTTCTCAAGTGGTTCATCATCATTGACTGGTGTTGAAGCAATTTCTAATGCAGTGCCAAATTTCAAGGTCCCTAAAGAAAAACATGCTGCTGCAACCTTGTCAACAATGGCTATTATTTTGGCGACATTTTTTGGTGGTATTACTTTCTTGAGCTATTGGTATGGTATCACGCCAAATAGCCACTCAACAGTTTTATCACAAATTGCAGCCATTACTTTTGGCGGCCACGGTATTGGCTTTTATACGATTCAACTGGCGACCGCACTTATTTTGGCGGTCGCTGCCAACACTGGCTTCTCGGCTTTCCCAATGTTAGCGTTGAATTTAGCACGTGATAAATATTTACCGCATTTGTATATGGATAAAGGAGATCGTTTAGGGTACTCTAATGGTATTTTATCATTGGCTTTTGGGGCAATTGTATTATTGTTAATTTTTCATGGCTCAACAGATGCCCTCATCCCTTTGTATGCAGTAGGTGTTTTTGTGCCCTTCACATTATCACAGTCAGGGATGATTATTCACTGGTGGCGTAAGAAGCCTAAGCGATGGTTTATCAAGGCAGTCATTAATTTTGTGGGTGCTTTTATTTCGGCAGTGTTAGTGATAACATTATTTGCTACAAGAATTGAACACGTATGGCCCTATTTATTGATTATGCCAGTCGTGATGTACATGTTCCTCAAAATTAAGGGGCACTATACAAGTATTGCTAGACAGTTACGTTTAGCATATGCTAAGAATGATCACACAGTACGGCATCACTATGATGGATCAACGGTTATTGTATTGGTGTCCAATGTGACAAGGGTGACCACAGAAGCGGTTGACTATGCATTATCGATAGGTGATTATGTGGTCGCAATGCATGTCAGTTTCGATGTTAATCCTAAAAAAGAGTTGGAAACATCAACCCAATTTAAAATTGATTTTCCAGATGTTAGATATGTTGATATTCATTCATCCTATCGTTCCATTGTAAAACCTGCTTTGAGTTTTGTTGATGCTGTTGTTAAACAAGCTGAGAAACGTAATCATTCAGTTACAGTACTTGTGCCCCAGTTCGTACCGAAAAAGCCATGGCAAAATATTTTGCATAACCAAAATTCATTGCGCTTAAGGACAGCTTTTGCGGCACGTAAAGATATATCGGTTTCGACATATTATTATCACTTATCAGAATAA
- a CDS encoding DUF3185 family protein codes for MENIKNLVYIAVRSLFSLILIVSGSTMLYLGGKSPVSYTVKAAQNFSDAFENTGYFFYFIGIVMVIIGLLVILNKYVALALVIFMPVSINMVLFHLFLMPQSGIPAYFVLLMNAYLMFKNLDKYRPLLAVN; via the coding sequence GTGGAAAATATTAAAAATTTAGTTTATATTGCTGTAAGATCTTTGTTTTCATTAATTTTGATTGTATCAGGTAGCACGATGTTGTATTTAGGAGGAAAGTCGCCAGTTTCATATACTGTCAAGGCAGCCCAAAATTTTAGTGATGCTTTTGAGAATACAGGATACTTCTTCTATTTTATTGGAATAGTAATGGTTATTATAGGATTATTAGTTATTCTGAACAAATATGTGGCGTTGGCACTGGTGATATTTATGCCGGTTTCAATAAATATGGTATTATTTCATCTGTTTTTAATGCCACAATCAGGAATACCAGCATATTTCGTCCTATTAATGAATGCTTATTTAATGTTTAAGAATCTAGATAAGTATCGTCCTTTATTGGCAGTTAATTGA
- a CDS encoding LacI family DNA-binding transcriptional regulator, with protein sequence MATTIKDIARIAGVSPSTVSRILSDKPSLYSGYAPETISKINQIAKDLNYRKNRSAIELVTKTSQVLGIILPASPTNFAQEIIAGIQKVASLHDIDIIIAYAGEDSEILQMQALKTISERSVRGILLLGITLSSTNAHFLRSTDIPYIFLSVAQPEPDLHFIASNDFDIGYQATNYLIMHGHREIAFVGADIPSCVGQLRLDGYRQALKDHHIAYRADYVIPGNWLYDDGIQAMNMLEKLPHLTAVVAGSDLVAAGVINRARQLQRRIPSELSVIGIDGTALCDIIYPQLTSIQQSFYEMGIKGTEQLIQQTNITSSYTQIRTKKGESVATRLSN encoded by the coding sequence ATGGCTACGACAATAAAAGATATTGCCCGCATTGCAGGCGTTTCTCCATCGACAGTTTCACGTATTTTATCCGATAAACCATCGCTATATAGTGGATATGCTCCTGAAACAATTTCTAAAATTAATCAAATTGCTAAAGATCTCAATTATCGAAAAAATCGTTCAGCAATTGAATTGGTTACCAAAACAAGCCAAGTATTAGGTATTATCTTACCTGCCAGCCCAACTAATTTCGCACAAGAAATTATTGCTGGCATTCAAAAAGTTGCTTCCTTACATGACATAGATATTATTATCGCCTATGCTGGTGAAGATAGCGAAATTTTACAAATGCAAGCACTCAAAACAATATCTGAAAGAAGTGTTCGAGGTATACTTTTATTAGGTATCACACTCAGTTCGACGAATGCTCACTTTTTGCGTTCCACAGACATTCCCTATATTTTTTTATCTGTTGCTCAACCTGAACCAGATTTACATTTCATTGCATCAAACGATTTTGATATTGGCTATCAGGCAACGAATTATCTAATTATGCACGGTCATAGAGAAATTGCATTTGTTGGTGCAGATATCCCATCATGTGTCGGCCAATTAAGACTTGATGGCTATCGGCAAGCTTTAAAAGATCACCATATTGCCTACCGTGCCGACTATGTCATACCTGGTAATTGGCTTTATGACGATGGTATTCAGGCAATGAATATGCTCGAAAAACTACCTCATTTAACTGCCGTCGTAGCTGGAAGTGATCTAGTTGCTGCTGGGGTAATCAATCGTGCACGACAATTGCAGCGTCGTATTCCCTCCGAATTATCAGTTATCGGCATTGATGGCACTGCCCTATGTGACATTATCTATCCCCAGTTGACAAGTATTCAACAATCCTTTTATGAAATGGGTATTAAGGGTACTGAACAATTAATTCAACAAACAAACATTACTAGCTCTTATACTCAGATTCGTACAAAAAAAGGTGAAAGCGTCGCAACACGACTATCTAACTAA
- a CDS encoding MFS transporter, with the protein MKKALPATHTSMMRYAVLSISLIITTGPAVSSALPLMAKNFPNISLAMIDMIATVQQFTIMIFLLISGSIAKKIGIKPTISIGLIITGVAGIFPVFSQSFVAIFISRLLLGVGIGLFNSLAITVIDLLFTGNDKAQMLGNRSAMEQLGVCILNLVVGLLLLINWHMAFLIYALAFPIMIFFWRYVPEPRVNKESKETHQKINMPVVWLALLLFFLVMCSTAIIVQIPNIIVRGSLGSATTASLIISLNTLAGMAMGFLFGRIYKVVSDMTLPIGTFLMAMGAILIGMGGNLYIVSLGTILCGFSYPLAGTYAFNLLSKIAPQGSETLGNSVLLIGCNLGSFISPIGVRILAKISGNAFIGMFIVLLVVTGGILVFQWASKHVSKMKKV; encoded by the coding sequence ATGAAAAAAGCATTACCCGCAACGCATACAAGCATGATGCGTTATGCGGTATTGTCAATATCTCTAATTATTACGACTGGGCCGGCAGTGTCATCAGCTTTACCATTAATGGCAAAGAATTTTCCCAATATTTCATTGGCAATGATTGATATGATTGCCACTGTTCAACAATTTACAATTATGATATTTTTGTTGATCTCGGGTAGCATTGCTAAGAAAATCGGTATTAAACCGACTATTTCTATTGGTTTAATCATTACAGGTGTTGCAGGTATATTTCCTGTATTTAGTCAAAGTTTCGTAGCAATATTCATATCTCGATTGTTGTTAGGTGTTGGTATTGGATTATTTAATTCATTAGCAATTACTGTGATTGATTTATTGTTTACCGGCAACGATAAGGCACAAATGTTGGGGAATCGTTCTGCAATGGAGCAACTTGGTGTATGTATTTTGAATTTAGTGGTTGGTTTATTGTTATTAATTAACTGGCATATGGCATTTTTGATTTATGCTTTGGCGTTTCCAATTATGATATTTTTTTGGCGATATGTACCAGAACCTCGCGTTAATAAAGAAAGCAAAGAAACGCACCAAAAAATTAATATGCCAGTTGTTTGGCTGGCCTTGCTATTATTTTTCTTGGTTATGTGTTCAACAGCAATTATTGTGCAAATACCAAATATCATTGTGCGGGGGTCTTTAGGATCAGCAACAACGGCTAGCCTGATTATTTCTTTGAATACGTTAGCCGGGATGGCAATGGGATTTTTATTTGGACGTATATACAAAGTGGTTAGTGATATGACTTTACCTATTGGCACATTTCTAATGGCGATGGGTGCAATACTCATTGGTATGGGTGGAAATTTATATATTGTATCGCTAGGGACAATATTATGTGGCTTTTCTTATCCATTAGCCGGAACCTATGCATTCAACTTATTGTCTAAAATTGCACCCCAAGGTTCGGAAACACTAGGTAATTCTGTTTTACTGATTGGCTGTAATTTAGGATCGTTTATTAGTCCAATCGGGGTTCGTATACTAGCTAAAATCAGTGGTAATGCTTTTATCGGTATGTTTATTGTGTTATTGGTTGTGACTGGCGGCATTTTAGTTTTTCAATGGGCTAGTAAGCATGTTTCCAAAATGAAGAAAGTGTAG
- a CDS encoding glycoside hydrolase family 13 protein, which yields MTKKNWWQEAVVYQVYPMSFQDSDGDGIGDIGGLTQRLPYIKQLGADVIWLNPIYCSPNKDNGYDISDYQNIQPTYGTMAQYDEMLAMAHKLGLKIMMDLVVNHTSDQHQWFIESKKSKDNPYRDYYIWHDPVDGHEPNNWGSFFSGSAWKFDEATGQYYLHLFADVQPDLNWENPVVRNDVWHLMTFWLDKGIDGFRMDVINLISKTAGLPDIPKPDNAIYSDATAIANGPRLNEFLQEMNSKVLSHYDVMTVGEMPGVTPEKAQEYTNLKGNELNMVFQFEHIALTPNPDERLTKWNDEKVKLTDLKASLSKWQIGLDGKGWNSLYWNNHDQPRAVSRFATDDPKYRVKAAKMLATTLHMLQGTPYIYQGEEIGMTNVKLDDISQYEDIETLNAYQQFVVEEKIVDKETMMRYFATMSRDHARTPMQWSSAENAGFTTGKPWFNLNSNYTNINVEAALADDDSVFYYYQKLIQLRHASELIIYGSYEAIDPEDNEVFAYRRHYNGQTLLVLSNFTNQTVMRDYGQNAADQILISNYTDNKNNVLRPYETQVYLFE from the coding sequence ATGACAAAGAAAAATTGGTGGCAAGAAGCGGTTGTTTATCAAGTATATCCAATGAGTTTTCAGGATAGTGACGGTGATGGTATTGGTGATATTGGGGGTCTAACACAACGATTACCTTATATTAAACAATTGGGCGCAGATGTGATTTGGCTCAATCCAATTTATTGCTCACCTAACAAAGACAATGGTTATGATATAAGTGATTATCAAAATATCCAACCAACTTATGGCACCATGGCACAATATGATGAGATGCTAGCGATGGCGCACAAGTTGGGGTTGAAAATCATGATGGATCTTGTTGTTAACCATACATCTGATCAGCATCAATGGTTCATTGAAAGTAAAAAATCAAAAGACAATCCATATCGCGATTATTATATTTGGCATGATCCTGTTGATGGACATGAACCTAATAATTGGGGATCCTTCTTTAGTGGTTCAGCTTGGAAATTTGACGAAGCTACTGGACAATACTATTTGCATCTTTTTGCCGATGTTCAACCAGATTTAAATTGGGAAAATCCGGTTGTTCGTAATGACGTATGGCATTTAATGACGTTTTGGCTAGACAAAGGCATTGATGGATTCCGAATGGATGTGATCAATTTGATATCCAAGACAGCTGGATTGCCGGATATACCAAAACCAGATAATGCTATTTATTCAGATGCGACAGCGATTGCTAATGGTCCACGCTTGAATGAATTTTTGCAAGAAATGAACAGCAAGGTTTTATCTCATTATGATGTGATGACTGTGGGCGAAATGCCAGGTGTGACACCTGAAAAGGCACAAGAGTATACTAATTTGAAGGGTAATGAACTGAATATGGTTTTCCAGTTTGAACACATTGCCTTAACGCCCAATCCAGATGAAAGATTAACGAAGTGGAATGATGAAAAGGTTAAATTGACTGATCTGAAAGCATCACTATCTAAATGGCAAATTGGTCTAGATGGTAAAGGATGGAATAGCTTGTACTGGAATAACCATGATCAGCCACGTGCTGTGTCACGATTTGCAACAGATGATCCTAAATATCGTGTCAAAGCAGCTAAAATGTTAGCGACGACTTTACATATGTTGCAAGGTACACCATATATTTATCAAGGCGAAGAAATTGGTATGACGAATGTTAAACTTGATGATATTTCTCAATATGAAGATATTGAAACGCTAAATGCCTATCAACAATTTGTTGTAGAAGAAAAAATTGTCGATAAAGAGACGATGATGCGTTATTTTGCTACCATGTCGCGCGATCATGCACGCACACCGATGCAATGGTCAAGTGCAGAAAACGCTGGTTTTACAACTGGAAAACCTTGGTTTAATCTCAATTCAAATTATACCAATATCAATGTCGAGGCGGCTTTGGCAGATGACGATTCTGTCTTTTATTATTATCAAAAGCTCATTCAACTACGTCATGCGTCTGAATTGATTATTTATGGTAGTTATGAGGCCATTGATCCAGAAGACAATGAGGTATTTGCTTACCGTCGCCATTATAATGGTCAAACATTGCTAGTATTGAGTAATTTTACTAATCAAACTGTTATGCGTGATTATGGACAAAATGCTGCTGATCAAATATTGATTAGTAATTATACCGACAATAAAAACAATGTGCTCAGACCATACGAAACACAAGTATATTTATTCGAATAA
- a CDS encoding type 1 glutamine amidotransferase, which produces MADYNISVAHLYGDLMNTYGDYGNIIALTYYAKQINVRVNYHLVSLGDHFDDTAFDFALLGGGQDYEETIVAQDLVTKTENLRQYIETGGPLLAICGGFQLLGHYMIMADGTKVNGIGVMDHYTTNMYQDNLTVLPGKRLTGNIVIKNNDTGETYHGFENHQGRTFLGQGERALGTVISGNGNNGMDNTEGVIYRNVYGSYFHGPIFTRNGNLAKRVLATSLSRKYPDVDWHNRLESIDTETF; this is translated from the coding sequence ATGGCAGATTATAACATTTCTGTAGCCCATCTTTATGGTGACCTCATGAATACTTATGGTGATTATGGTAATATCATTGCCCTGACTTACTATGCCAAGCAAATTAATGTCCGTGTTAATTATCATCTCGTATCACTTGGCGATCACTTTGATGATACCGCATTTGACTTCGCTTTACTTGGTGGTGGACAAGATTATGAAGAAACAATTGTTGCACAGGACTTAGTCACAAAAACTGAAAATTTACGACAATATATTGAAACTGGCGGTCCTTTGCTTGCCATTTGTGGTGGCTTCCAATTACTCGGACATTACATGATTATGGCTGATGGTACAAAAGTTAACGGCATTGGCGTGATGGACCATTACACCACGAATATGTATCAAGATAATCTCACAGTGTTACCAGGGAAACGTTTAACTGGTAATATTGTCATCAAAAATAACGACACTGGCGAAACCTACCATGGTTTTGAAAATCATCAAGGTCGTACATTTTTAGGTCAAGGAGAACGTGCGCTAGGAACTGTCATTTCCGGCAACGGCAACAATGGCATGGACAATACTGAAGGCGTTATTTATCGCAATGTTTATGGTTCTTACTTTCATGGGCCAATATTCACACGTAATGGCAACTTAGCAAAGCGTGTATTAGCAACATCATTATCTCGTAAATATCCTGATGTTGATTGGCATAATAGGTTAGAAAGCATCGACACAGAAACATTCTAA
- a CDS encoding Mur ligase family protein — protein MTLKSSFAHIAAKSTYWLLHDVLHRGGTSLPGKIAVAIDPNILQSIQKNFDLIIVTGTNGKTLTTALITRVLTSGGYTVITNPSGSNMIQGITGTLVTTKVKPSPNGKKPIAVLEVDEANVEKITAAIAPKMFVLTNIFRDQLDRYGEIYTTYDKIIAGIKHAPHAVVLANGDSPIFMRGDFPNERQFFGFNHILPADYQPSAAPINTDGILSPTDHSVLHYDFMTYGNLGKYFSTTDKFARPALRYQVTSVDKLTPKYSIFSIDNTPFRIEIGGLYNIYNALTAFAVGREFNVSPEQIKKAFESNAQIFGRQETINVDGKDVTIVLIKNPVGTNSVIDMMLTEENDFSLLTLLNANYADGIDTSWIWDAEFEKLHDTNIKAIATGGERYQDLRVRLKMAGFSDQAIYEDLTQVIKSITSFPTDKVYIAATYTAMLQLREQLGSAGYIKGGF, from the coding sequence ATGACACTTAAAAGTTCATTTGCACACATCGCAGCTAAAAGCACCTATTGGCTTTTGCATGATGTGTTACATCGTGGTGGCACAAGTCTGCCTGGAAAAATAGCAGTTGCAATCGATCCAAATATTTTGCAAAGTATTCAGAAAAATTTTGACCTGATCATTGTCACTGGCACTAATGGCAAAACATTAACAACGGCACTGATTACACGCGTCTTAACATCTGGTGGCTACACTGTCATCACAAATCCGTCCGGTTCAAATATGATTCAAGGTATTACCGGTACGCTCGTTACTACAAAAGTCAAGCCATCTCCTAACGGCAAAAAGCCAATTGCGGTACTGGAAGTTGATGAGGCAAATGTTGAAAAAATTACAGCTGCCATTGCGCCTAAAATGTTTGTATTGACCAATATTTTTCGTGATCAACTTGACCGTTATGGTGAAATCTATACAACGTATGATAAAATCATCGCAGGCATTAAACATGCCCCTCACGCGGTTGTCTTAGCCAATGGTGACTCACCTATTTTCATGCGGGGTGACTTCCCCAATGAGCGACAATTTTTCGGTTTTAATCACATTTTACCTGCAGACTATCAACCTAGTGCCGCACCAATCAACACTGATGGCATTCTATCGCCAACCGACCATTCAGTCCTTCACTATGATTTCATGACTTATGGTAATTTGGGTAAATATTTTAGCACCACTGACAAATTTGCTCGTCCGGCACTACGTTATCAAGTGACCAGTGTCGATAAATTAACACCAAAATACTCAATATTTAGTATTGACAACACCCCTTTTAGAATTGAAATTGGCGGACTATATAACATATACAATGCGCTCACTGCTTTTGCTGTCGGACGTGAGTTTAATGTTTCGCCTGAACAAATTAAAAAAGCTTTTGAATCTAATGCACAAATTTTTGGTCGTCAGGAAACAATCAACGTTGACGGCAAAGATGTCACAATCGTTCTGATTAAAAATCCTGTTGGTACGAATTCTGTCATTGATATGATGCTAACTGAAGAAAATGATTTTTCCTTACTAACGTTATTAAATGCTAACTACGCTGATGGTATTGATACCAGTTGGATTTGGGACGCTGAGTTTGAAAAATTACATGATACAAATATCAAGGCGATTGCTACTGGTGGTGAGCGTTATCAAGATCTACGTGTACGCTTAAAAATGGCCGGCTTCTCAGATCAGGCCATTTACGAAGACTTAACACAAGTTATCAAGTCCATTACATCTTTTCCAACTGATAAAGTCTATATTGCAGCTACCTATACAGCAATGTTACAACTTCGCGAGCAATTAGGCTCAGCTGGCTACATTAAAGGAGGATTCTAA
- a CDS encoding C40 family peptidase produces the protein MLSRQRKHRARKKHVKNYQRKSLAILIIGGVAGVLIVTNPHQLSYVIEPIQAMTINTSQTLTTTTGEKVTFKRGLTKRYLIVNATQKKLIGLQTIGTKTYYFSPKTGEMVYGLQKINGSSYYFDQNGVSDTKVAYEKTASSVASHNKVIEKAITGGMKLVGKSPYVYGGGRTPQSIAHNEFDCSSFIAYFYRQAGQPLVVQSAASTTLLNQIGTVVAWGDMKRGDILVTPDTYTEERLHAAIYLGNGFILHDSAPTHGVAISRLTDLVNAKTSKTLTWSDLFKPGTVRQVVDD, from the coding sequence ATGTTATCACGTCAAAGAAAACATCGCGCACGGAAAAAACATGTTAAAAATTATCAGCGTAAGAGTCTAGCAATTCTAATTATTGGCGGTGTCGCAGGTGTGTTAATTGTGACTAATCCACACCAATTATCGTATGTTATCGAACCCATACAAGCAATGACAATTAATACATCACAAACACTCACGACAACCACGGGTGAGAAAGTAACCTTTAAACGTGGGTTGACGAAGCGTTATTTAATCGTCAATGCAACACAAAAAAAGTTGATCGGCCTACAAACCATTGGCACAAAGACGTATTATTTTTCACCTAAAACTGGTGAAATGGTGTATGGTTTGCAGAAAATTAATGGCAGTAGCTATTATTTTGATCAAAATGGTGTGAGTGATACAAAGGTAGCGTATGAAAAAACAGCTTCATCAGTGGCCAGTCATAACAAAGTGATTGAAAAAGCAATTACAGGTGGCATGAAACTTGTTGGTAAAAGCCCATACGTATATGGTGGGGGAAGAACCCCGCAGTCTATTGCTCATAATGAATTTGATTGTTCATCATTTATTGCTTATTTTTACCGTCAAGCAGGACAACCATTGGTCGTCCAGTCAGCAGCTTCAACGACATTATTGAATCAAATTGGGACAGTAGTAGCATGGGGTGACATGAAACGTGGCGATATATTAGTGACGCCAGATACCTATACAGAAGAGCGACTGCATGCTGCTATTTATTTAGGAAATGGGTTTATCTTACACGATTCTGCGCCAACTCATGGTGTAGCCATTAGCCGGTTAACTGATTTGGTGAATGCTAAAACGTCAAAAACGTTAACGTGGTCGGATTTATTTAAACCTGGAACGGTTCGACAAGTTGTTGATGATTAA
- a CDS encoding thymidine kinase, with translation MAQLFFEYGAMSSGKSIEILKVAHNYESQGRQVLLMTPMIDTRAGVGVVSSRIGLSREALAVKPEDDLFELIAGMKSDNLAVVLVDEAQFLSPSQVDELAYVVDHLHIPVMAFGLKQDAFNHLFEGSQRLIELADKLEEMKTICSFCGKKATTQLRIVDGKPQRAGEQVFIGGDEAYIPTCRRHWYHPDAEKIAAMFPIKK, from the coding sequence ATGGCACAATTATTTTTTGAGTATGGGGCAATGAGTTCCGGAAAATCAATTGAAATTTTAAAAGTAGCTCACAATTACGAATCGCAAGGTAGACAAGTCCTATTAATGACACCCATGATTGATACACGTGCTGGCGTCGGGGTCGTGTCCAGTCGAATTGGCTTGTCGCGCGAGGCTTTAGCTGTTAAACCGGAAGATGATCTGTTTGAATTGATTGCAGGCATGAAATCAGACAACTTAGCAGTTGTTTTAGTAGATGAAGCACAATTTTTGTCACCAAGCCAAGTGGATGAATTAGCTTATGTTGTTGATCACTTGCATATTCCAGTAATGGCGTTTGGTTTGAAACAAGATGCTTTTAATCATTTATTTGAAGGGTCACAGCGTTTAATTGAGTTAGCAGACAAGTTAGAAGAGATGAAAACCATTTGTTCATTTTGTGGCAAAAAAGCGACTACGCAGCTAAGAATTGTTGATGGGAAGCCACAACGTGCTGGTGAGCAAGTCTTTATCGGAGGCGACGAGGCTTATATTCCCACATGTCGGCGACACTGGTATCATCCTGATGCAGAAAAAATTGCTGCAATGTTTCCAATCAAAAAATAG